Genomic DNA from Pelosinus sp. UFO1:
CTATACAAATATTTATAAAGGTTATAGGAAATATTTTGATTTCTGTAGAAGACTATGAAAGAACAGTAGATATTATATTGTATTATCCATCATATGATTATATATTTTTTCTAGAAAACAATACCCCCTTTGTACTTTTGAATAAAATAAAATTACCTGATAATGATCCTCGTCATAGTTTTTTAGTGTATAGACTAGACTAAAAAAAACACCCGCATAGTGGTGTTTTTTTTGTAAAATAGTCCTATTTTTCGAATCAACTTATATTTTCACTTAATCTGCATTAGCAACAATTAATGATATAGCTTCTTTAGAAACTGATTTTTCCATATAAAATGCCATAAGAAGATATAAAGGTATACTGATTGCTATATGAATCAATGTGAAGTTTACTCCTAATGAAGCTGCTTCAAATACTACTATAGGAAGTTTTGTGCTTGACCATACGCCTAGAAAAAATATTACATTGGATAACTTCGCTCCTTTTTTTAGGAGAAGAACCCCCATTGGAAATGCTACATATAATGGCCCTGCCGCTACAGTTCCAAGTACAAAAGCTATGAGAAGCCCAATTATCCCTGACCCATGGCCCATGTATCTTATCAAGGTTTCCTTTGGAACCCAAATGTCCATCAGGCCCATAATAATAAAAATCGGAGGAATCAATAAAAGCATTTCCTTTAAATTTGATAGTGTAATATCAAATGCATTTTTACCAATCGTATTATTTATAAAAAAGATTGCTATTTGTACTAAAAGAAATATTAGTGCCCATTTATACGTCTTTAATAGTTTCATTTTACATCACCATCCCTATTACAGCAGTAAATGCTATACAAATGATAAATGATAAAACAATTCGTTTTACAGCGATATTCTTATTAAAATATTTTATCTCTGCTGGAAGAGAAACAATACCAACGGCCATAATTGTTGAAACCAATGCAGCAACTTGCATATAACCTGCCCCGGCTTTAAGCAAAGTCCCTCCAAGAGGAAATGCCACGAAACTTGGAAGTGATACAATAGATCCAATTATTAATGCTATAATTGCACCTAATACACCAGATTCGGAACCTATCAGAGTTGTGATTACTCTTTGGTTAAGAACAGCTAAGGTGATTCCTATAAAAAACATCATTGCAAGCACAACTGGAATCAATTTCTCAAATGACTTCCACGCAACTTTGATGCTTTTTTTAGTTTTGCTCTTATCTTTAATAAATGAAACTAATAATAAAATTCCGGCAACTGAATATAAAACACTTGATACCATTTCGCACCACCTAATCCTAAAAATCTAATCTATCAAATTCGGATAGAAAGTATTCAAGATTTCTTTTTCTTTCTTCGATATCATCTTTATATTCTTTTAGCAACCTACATCCTTGTTCTGTTATGGTATAACACTTTCTTGCTGCTCCTGGATTTGCTGTATCCCAGCAAGCTTCAACAGCATCTAATTTTTCCAATTCAGAAAGTGCGCGGTAAATAGCAGGTCCATCTGCTTTAATATATGGCATGGACTCATTCATCTTATTAAGCAACATAGAACCATGTATACTCTCTTTGGCTAAAAATAATAATATAAATGCCGGCAAATGACGGCCATAATTTAATCTACTCATAAAAATCACCCCTATTTCGTATTAACACCTATGTGTTAATAACAGTATAGTATTAAAAACATTATAATGTCAATTGAGTTTTCATGTGATTTGTTTGGAGGAATCAAAATACATAACTCCTGCAAAGCTAGGCTGCTTTGCAGGAGTTTATCATTATATATTGGTTGCTTTTTATTGGGGGTCTACAATGGTTCTTTTTTTGTCTTTTATTTAACAGCCATATTCCCATCTTCTCTGCTTGCCTTTTCAAATTGAGTTGGACACAACGAGGATTGGGACTATCAGAATAAAAGACCACTCTCCCTTTCAGACAAAAGTGGTCCCCGAGTGCTACCATCATGAATGTAGTCCGTACTTTAATTTTATTAACAATATGTATAATTAAAGGTTTTTTCCATAAAATGGCGTATTAAGACATATTATGTAATATTTCTTAGGGAGATGATGCTTGTATGTTATTTTGGTCCAAAAAAGTTCCTACACCCTCGTCCCTCCCAGCCTCTACTAACCCCATATCATCCTGCAACATAAATATAGACACGCATACCGCGTTGCTTAAGCATAATCAGGAATGTGCAGTAAGCAAAATCCGCAACAAAATTGAGGAAACAGAAATTGCGGCAGATAGTCTGATAGAAATTACAAATAGCATCAATCAATCGGTTGAAGTCCAAATGATTTCCATTGAAAAGGTTGTAGACGAAATCAGTAATTATTCTGCCCTAGCTCAGGAAGTCTGCGCAAGTACGGAGAGCTCTAAGCAAATATCCGGACAAACCTTAAACGTGGCTAACCAAGGACATGATGCTGTTCGCAGTTCTATCCAGGCGATGAGCGCTATCGGACAATCGGTTGTTGACGCCAAAGGTGTCGTTAGCACGCTTGAATACAAAGCTGCTCAGATCAATACACTTCTCGATGTTATTAAAGACATTGCGGGAAACACCAATTTACTTTCTTTAAATGCCTCTATCGAGGCCGCCCGGGCCGGCGAAGCAGGCAGAGGATTCGCCGTAGTAGCCCAAGAAATCAAACATCTCGCGGAACGAAGCGTTGAATCGGTTGATTATATCAGTAAAACCATTGCCGAAATCAACCAGAGCATTAACAAGACCCTGCAGGCTATGGATGCCATTGCCACTAAAGTGCAGTTGGGTACCCAAATTGCAAGCGATACCGCTCAGGTTTTTAATACCATCATTGAGGCTGTCAATAATAGCGGTGCTGTTTATGAAGAAATAAGTGCTGCTATGGGCAAGCAAACGACAAGTCTTGAAAACGTGATGGGATCGACAGGCAATATGACTACTACTTCTCATCAGCTCATCTCCACCGTGGAAGTAGCTTCCCTCTACACTCAATTTGTAAAAACCACTCTATCCTCACTGACCGAGGCTTCAACAGGGCTCCAAACAATATCAACGCACATGCTTGAAAAGGTGTCCTGCGCTCCATTCGCCGGAGCGGCTTTACGGACAAGCCTGCCGAATGAGATTACCACTTTTAATCCACTCATGTCGACAGAATACTTAGGCGGCCACATTCTCTCGAATGCCCATTCAGGACTGCTTTCTATCAACGCATCCGGTCATTTGGCTCCTGGTATTGCTAAGAGTTGGCATTTGGAAGGCGACCGAACATGGGTATTTAACCTTCGTAAGGGGGCCAAGTTTCATAACGGACAGGAAATTACCGCCCAAGATATAAAACAATGCTATGAACGTCTCCTACATCCATCGACCGGATCTCCCAATGCTTGGTGCCTGGAATATGTGGTAGGAGCTGAAGAATACAGTAAGGGTATAGCGAGTACTGTCAGCGGGATCACCGTCCTAAATCGCTACCAACTGAGTATAAGACTGTCCTTTCCTTATAGCGGCTTTCTATTGAACCTAGGACAATTTTACTGTTCCATTACCACTACCGACGATAAGAATAATATCATTGGCTGTGGTCCGTATGTGCTTAACACCGAAGAAGACCTCTGTACACTCAATGCTTTTTCAGAGCATTTTAACGGAGAAGCATATATTAAAACGATTCAGGTACAACTCACGAAAGAAAATGTAGCAGAGGACTTCATTGATGGAAAATATGATTTTATATTCATTGATAATAAGTCATTACTTGATAAACTCAAACCAGTGCCGGACATAAAGATATCTACTAACACTATCATGGGTACTTACTACGCTGGCTTTAATCTCACCTCTACATCCCCGTACGTACAAAACTGCGAGGCCAGACAAGCCTTTAACTACGCCATCAACAAACAGCGAATTATCGATGAAATTTTGGGAGGCCTAGGCAGCGAGAGTAAAGGCCCATTCCCTCCCAGCATCGTAAATGACTCCTCCCTCTCAGGATATAGCTACAACCCTTCTCTAGCAAAAAATTTATTAGTAAAAAGTTGCCTAACAACTGTTCGCCAGAAATTTAGAATTATGTACCGGCAAGATGCGGGACCTACGGTGTTTAACAAGATTACGGAATACATCTTGGAAGACCTGACAAGTATCGGAGTAGTATGCGAGCTTATCAATGTGCCAGCTGCCAAATACCTTGACGTAAACCTGATTAAAAGCAGTGCCGATTTGTATATCGCCCGTTGGGTCGCAGACACGGGTGATCCCGATAATTTTCTGCATCCTCTATTTTCCCCCGGCCTGCGTACAAACCGATCCAGCTATAATAGTGAAATAGTAAATAAAAAATTAGCCATGGCTAATCAGATGATACATCCCGCGAAACGACTTGATATGTACAAAGATATTCAAAAGATGCTCGTACAGGACTGCCCATGGATCTTCCTCTACCATCCCAATATGGCTTACGCTAATAGAAATAATATTTCTGGTATAAAAATGAACCCTTTAGGACTCTTTAAGTATGAAGATATCCTCATGGAGAAAACCTAGTCTTCTAAGAAAATTTTACGCAAAATCACGGTCACGTGCGAAGCATCAACTTCGAACGTGACCGTGATTTTCATTAATTTAAGTTCAATCCTTAAGTTCAACTCGCTTAATTTCTCCAACAACGAACAAATAACAGAAAATAGCAACAAGGCAATGTACAGCAATATAAACTAGCGCACCATTAAATGATCCTGTTATTTTTATAATATAACCAATTGCAATGGGGGTAATGATGCTGGTAAGATTACCAAAAATGTTTAAGACAGCGCCACTCACACCAACCATTGCTTTTGGCGCAGTATCGGAATTGACCGTCCAGCCAAGTTGACCCAGACCTTTACCGAAGAAGGCTACAGACATGACAGCGATGACTATCCATTCCGTGTCCACATAATTACAGGCGATTATCGTGGTTCCTAATAACATCCCTACTATAATCGGTATTTTCCTGGCAATAGTAAGGGAATAACCCCTTTTGAGTAAGAAATCGGATAACATTCCACCCAAAATTCCGCCCACAAAACCAAATATGGCGGGTACAGAAGCAGCAAAACCGGCTTTGAGAATCGTCATTCCACGAGCCTGCACTAGATAAACTGGAAACCAAGTAATAAAGAAATATATTGTAGCGTTAATGCAGTATTGAGCAATATAGATTCCTAGCATCATACGATTTTTGAGTAGTTGTTTAACATATTTCATGTTAGGTCCATCTTGCTTAGCTCCATCTTTCTTTGCTTGATCCATATCGACCAAGCCGCCGCCTTCTGTAATATACTCAATCTCAGCTTCATTCGCCATCGGATGATCTTTAGGATTATGAATAAACTTATTCCATACCAATGTGAAGAGCATTCCTAGCGCCCCCATAACCACAAAGACATAGTGCCAACCATAAGTGAATACAAGCCATCCCATCAACGGCCCAAACAATACGGTGGCAGCAGCTTGACCTGAACTAAAAATGGCTGCTGCAGTACCGCGCTCTGCGGCAGGGAACCAAGCCGCAACAATTCGACTATTTGCTGGAAACGAGGGTGCTTCTGAAGCGCCAACCATAAACCTTAACGCAAACAAAGTAGCAATTGCAGTAAATCCAGCTAGAAAACCAACGAAACCTTGAAATAATGTAAATAAAGACCAAAAGAAAATACTACCTGCATACACTTTTCTTGAACCAAATCGATCTAATAAATATCCTCCTGGTAACTGGCAAAGAACATATGCCCAACCAAAGGCAGAAAAGATATAACCCATGGCTACAGAATCCATATGCAAATCTTTTGCAATCTCTGGGCCGGCCAATGCAATCGTAGCGCGATCGGCGTAATTAATTATAGTAACAATAAATAATATAGCTACAACTATCCAGCGAACATTCGTCTTCTTTGCTGTGGAAGGAGTTATATTTTGTGTAACATCATTGGTCATATTCATAAATCCACCTAGTAGATTTGCTAACACACAAATCTACACTACCCTTTCTTCATTATTTAAAAACGAGTTTGCAGGTTTTTCTCCCAAAAATTCCTCTGACTTACACCTAAGAGTTAAGTACATCCATGCTTATTTTTAATAAAATTTTCTTTATTTTATTAGGTTGTTCACTAGCATTACAATTAGCACGATGAACGTCCCATGGAAAAAATACTGCAAACATTCCTTGTGTGAGAATAACCTGAGTTTCTGCAGCAACATTCTTATAAAATAATATATCTCGCTCACGCAAACAATCTTCATCGATTTCACCAATTCCTGCTATCGGAGCTGAGGTTATCATTTCTTCTCCTGAACAAATATATTGGATATCTATATACTTCTCATGACTTTCTGGTCTACGTTGCTCTTTAGGCTCAGTTTCATATTCTGTAATTTTCGCATAAATTTGCTTGCCTTGGATTTCGTGTTCCCCTAATGACAAGGAGAAAAGATCTGTTTCTAAGAGAAATTTAAGACCAGCCTGTATTCCAGAGGGATATAAACCTATCTCCTCTTTTATGTTTAGCAAATTTCCTATAATCATTGTTTTATATCTACTCTTTCAATATGGTTTCTAATAAAGGAAGTTTGCAGGAACCTTTCCCGCAAACTCCTTCTATTTTTACTACTTTAACTATTTAATAAACTTAACTTGACTACAAATATCTTTAACAATTGGTACTTTCTTCTCGTTGAATATTGCCTTATTCGTTTCAAAGAGATTGTTTCCTTTGGTATCAATGGAAATAATAAGCGGACCAAATTCTTTCACTCTACATACCCAAAGCGCCTCAGGCATTCCAAGTTCCAACCATTCAACTCTCTCAATTTCCTCAACTTCGGTAGCAGCCAGTACCGCACAGCCACCAGGGAACACTGCGTGAACTGCTTTGTGAGTTTGGCACCCTTCCACTGTATTCGGACCCATGCCACCTTTACCGACGATTAGTTTTACCCCAGTCTCTGCGATAAATTCCTTTTCAAACTTCTCCATCCGCATGCTGGTGGTAGGCCCAATGGAAATCATTTTCCAACCATCACCGTCTTTGACAACAATCGGTCCAGCATGGAAAATTGCTAATCCTGCCAAATCAACTGGCAGTTTCTGTCCTAACTCGATAAGGCGGCGATGAGGCACATCACGGCAAGTAACTAAATATCCATTTAGGTATACAACGTCTCCCGCTGTCAATTGCTCAAGGTCTTCATTCTGAATTGGTGTTGTTAAAACTTTTTTCACAGTGTTACCCCCCTGTGTGAAGTAATTTCATAAGTCATATCTTCATTGATTTGAATATTCCCTTTTCTATGAGCCCAGCATCCTATGGATACAGCTACGCTGATGGTCGATGGATGGCGAGCAGCCGATTCAACATGAACGCCCATGACGGAATTTTTGCCAGATAGCCCTTGTGGCCCAAGCCCTAAATCATTGAGACCTTTCTCCAGCAATCGCTCCATCTCTGCGCCCCGCGAATTAGAATGACGTACTCCTAGTGGACGAAACAGTGCCTTTTTCGAAAGTTCTGCCGCCACATCAATGGAACCGCCA
This window encodes:
- a CDS encoding permease, producing MKLLKTYKWALIFLLVQIAIFFINNTIGKNAFDITLSNLKEMLLLIPPIFIIMGLMDIWVPKETLIRYMGHGSGIIGLLIAFVLGTVAAGPLYVAFPMGVLLLKKGAKLSNVIFFLGVWSSTKLPIVVFEAASLGVNFTLIHIAISIPLYLLMAFYMEKSVSKEAISLIVANAD
- a CDS encoding permease, which translates into the protein MVSSVLYSVAGILLLVSFIKDKSKTKKSIKVAWKSFEKLIPVVLAMMFFIGITLAVLNQRVITTLIGSESGVLGAIIALIIGSIVSLPSFVAFPLGGTLLKAGAGYMQVAALVSTIMAVGIVSLPAEIKYFNKNIAVKRIVLSFIICIAFTAVIGMVM
- a CDS encoding PadR family transcriptional regulator, with protein sequence MSRLNYGRHLPAFILLFLAKESIHGSMLLNKMNESMPYIKADGPAIYRALSELEKLDAVEACWDTANPGAARKCYTITEQGCRLLKEYKDDIEERKRNLEYFLSEFDRLDF
- a CDS encoding ABC transporter substrate-binding protein, with amino-acid sequence MLFWSKKVPTPSSLPASTNPISSCNINIDTHTALLKHNQECAVSKIRNKIEETEIAADSLIEITNSINQSVEVQMISIEKVVDEISNYSALAQEVCASTESSKQISGQTLNVANQGHDAVRSSIQAMSAIGQSVVDAKGVVSTLEYKAAQINTLLDVIKDIAGNTNLLSLNASIEAARAGEAGRGFAVVAQEIKHLAERSVESVDYISKTIAEINQSINKTLQAMDAIATKVQLGTQIASDTAQVFNTIIEAVNNSGAVYEEISAAMGKQTTSLENVMGSTGNMTTTSHQLISTVEVASLYTQFVKTTLSSLTEASTGLQTISTHMLEKVSCAPFAGAALRTSLPNEITTFNPLMSTEYLGGHILSNAHSGLLSINASGHLAPGIAKSWHLEGDRTWVFNLRKGAKFHNGQEITAQDIKQCYERLLHPSTGSPNAWCLEYVVGAEEYSKGIASTVSGITVLNRYQLSIRLSFPYSGFLLNLGQFYCSITTTDDKNNIIGCGPYVLNTEEDLCTLNAFSEHFNGEAYIKTIQVQLTKENVAEDFIDGKYDFIFIDNKSLLDKLKPVPDIKISTNTIMGTYYAGFNLTSTSPYVQNCEARQAFNYAINKQRIIDEILGGLGSESKGPFPPSIVNDSSLSGYSYNPSLAKNLLVKSCLTTVRQKFRIMYRQDAGPTVFNKITEYILEDLTSIGVVCELINVPAAKYLDVNLIKSSADLYIARWVADTGDPDNFLHPLFSPGLRTNRSSYNSEIVNKKLAMANQMIHPAKRLDMYKDIQKMLVQDCPWIFLYHPNMAYANRNNISGIKMNPLGLFKYEDILMEKT
- a CDS encoding MFS transporter, with protein sequence MNMTNDVTQNITPSTAKKTNVRWIVVAILFIVTIINYADRATIALAGPEIAKDLHMDSVAMGYIFSAFGWAYVLCQLPGGYLLDRFGSRKVYAGSIFFWSLFTLFQGFVGFLAGFTAIATLFALRFMVGASEAPSFPANSRIVAAWFPAAERGTAAAIFSSGQAAATVLFGPLMGWLVFTYGWHYVFVVMGALGMLFTLVWNKFIHNPKDHPMANEAEIEYITEGGGLVDMDQAKKDGAKQDGPNMKYVKQLLKNRMMLGIYIAQYCINATIYFFITWFPVYLVQARGMTILKAGFAASVPAIFGFVGGILGGMLSDFLLKRGYSLTIARKIPIIVGMLLGTTIIACNYVDTEWIVIAVMSVAFFGKGLGQLGWTVNSDTAPKAMVGVSGAVLNIFGNLTSIITPIAIGYIIKITGSFNGALVYIAVHCLVAIFCYLFVVGEIKRVELKD
- a CDS encoding YhcH/YjgK/YiaL family protein, whose product is MIIGNLLNIKEEIGLYPSGIQAGLKFLLETDLFSLSLGEHEIQGKQIYAKITEYETEPKEQRRPESHEKYIDIQYICSGEEMITSAPIAGIGEIDEDCLRERDILFYKNVAAETQVILTQGMFAVFFPWDVHRANCNASEQPNKIKKILLKISMDVLNS
- the ttdB gene encoding L(+)-tartrate dehydratase subunit beta, which codes for MKKVLTTPIQNEDLEQLTAGDVVYLNGYLVTCRDVPHRRLIELGQKLPVDLAGLAIFHAGPIVVKDGDGWKMISIGPTTSMRMEKFEKEFIAETGVKLIVGKGGMGPNTVEGCQTHKAVHAVFPGGCAVLAATEVEEIERVEWLELGMPEALWVCRVKEFGPLIISIDTKGNNLFETNKAIFNEKKVPIVKDICSQVKFIK